The Priestia koreensis genomic interval CATCAGTATTTGAAAAAAGCGTAAACGCGTCTATCACTTTATTCTAGCAACTGCATATGCTAATAGAGAAGTTGCTAGAATAAGGAGTGATGACGATGGGACGCTGGAAAAATTACGGACTGTGGGTGTCATTAGCATCTTTACTACTCATGATTCTTCAATTATTTGGGGTGCAAATTTCAACTGAAAAGTACGACATGGTCATTAATGCTGTATTAACATTTCTTGTTGCAGCAGGAGTCATCAGCAATCCTGCTACTGTAAGCAAATGGTTCACTGATGATAAAAACAAGTAAGTAAAATAAACGTTTATAGAAAAAAGCCGATTTCAGTTATGAGATCGGCTTTTTGTATACATAAGGAAGTAAAATGGTCACCGTCGTTCCTTCCTCTAGCTTGCTATCTATGAAAATAGTTCCTTCATGTTGTGTAACGACCTGCTTGGCAATTGCGAGTCCTAATCCGCTTCCACCTGTTTTTCGGTTGCGTGATTTTTCTCCACGATACAAAGGTTCAAAAATGTAAGGAAGCTCGGTTGATGAAATTCCTATTCCGTTATCTGTGATGAGCATATGAACAAAATCTGGGTCTGCCGTTGAAACAGTGATCGTAACCTGACCATGTGTTCCTGTATAGCGAATAGCGTTTCCAATTATATTTTCAAAGGCTCGTGATAAGAGAAGGTAATCACCGTTTATGTGAATGCTATTGTCGCACTTGGAATAGATAAGCTCAATATCTTTCTCTCTCGCCATTGATGAAAATCCCATGATCATGTCAGAAAGGAAAGGATGAAGCGAAATTTCCTGCTTTTGAAGAGGAGTTTCTATGTAGTTCGTAATGGTATACGTATGCAAATCATCGATTAATTGATTAAGCAAGGTCGCTTTTTGATAGCTAATCTCAATGTATTTGCTTAGTTTTTCAGGTGTTTGCGCAATTCCTTGTTTGATCCCTTCTAATGAACCTCTAATCGTAAACAAGGGTGTTCGCAAATCGTGAATGATGGACGAGATAAATAGCTTTCGTTCCTTTTCCATTGTTTCCTGTTTTTGCAATGATAATTCTAGCTCTACTTGCATCGTTTGAATGGCCGTAGACAGCTCGTTAATTTCTTTTACAGGCGTAGTAGGAACGGGGAAGCTAAAATGTTGGTTGCTGATCGAGGCAGTCGCATGTTTAAACTCTTTTAACGGATAGAGAATTTTTTGTTTAATAAAACGAAGGCTTATCGCTAAAATGAAAGAAAAAAAGAAAAGCCATACAAATAATCCGCCCCACTCAGTGATGAGGTAATGAGTCCAAGAAGTTTTTCGCGGTATGAAAGAGCGCTGATCCTGCACATATACGGTCCCGATTAGCCGATTGTTTTCATAGATAGGATAGTGCTCAAGAGTTGTTCCCGCTTCCTCTATTTGAACTGCTGACGTTGAATGAAGCTGATAACTATTTGTGTGAGACAGGTTAGAGAAAACCGTTTGTTTAGCGCTATTTAACAGCTCCAAACGAATTCCTAGCTTACGTGAAGAGCGATTTAGCAATTGCTGATAGGATGGTTGATCCCATCTGTGTACTTCTTCTAAAACATGACTCTGTAACCACGGGGTTGTACTTTCTAATTCATCTTGATATGGAGAAGAAAAGTGATCATAGAAATAAACCGTTACCCTAGTCATTACAATCGGAACGATTAAGAACAGTAGTAGAAAAAGGAGAGCCCATTTTTTAATCGAGAGCTGAAGTCCGTTCATCCTATTCTCTCCTCTGCT includes:
- a CDS encoding holin, with amino-acid sequence MGRWKNYGLWVSLASLLLMILQLFGVQISTEKYDMVINAVLTFLVAAGVISNPATVSKWFTDDKNK
- a CDS encoding sensor histidine kinase, which gives rise to MNGLQLSIKKWALLFLLLFLIVPIVMTRVTVYFYDHFSSPYQDELESTTPWLQSHVLEEVHRWDQPSYQQLLNRSSRKLGIRLELLNSAKQTVFSNLSHTNSYQLHSTSAVQIEEAGTTLEHYPIYENNRLIGTVYVQDQRSFIPRKTSWTHYLITEWGGLFVWLFFFSFILAISLRFIKQKILYPLKEFKHATASISNQHFSFPVPTTPVKEINELSTAIQTMQVELELSLQKQETMEKERKLFISSIIHDLRTPLFTIRGSLEGIKQGIAQTPEKLSKYIEISYQKATLLNQLIDDLHTYTITNYIETPLQKQEISLHPFLSDMIMGFSSMAREKDIELIYSKCDNSIHINGDYLLLSRAFENIIGNAIRYTGTHGQVTITVSTADPDFVHMLITDNGIGISSTELPYIFEPLYRGEKSRNRKTGGSGLGLAIAKQVVTQHEGTIFIDSKLEEGTTVTILLPYVYKKPIS